One window of the Rosa rugosa chromosome 3, drRosRugo1.1, whole genome shotgun sequence genome contains the following:
- the LOC133736372 gene encoding pre-mRNA-processing factor 39-1 isoform X1, protein MGDSETVVAQTNAMMGYPSAAYTTTGYSDSSSNIAQEATAEISAPPAPVDATHPMPGDGNAYSVASDSLMQESHSYATYEAQPAVGVADAGGNVASSEHETMASLQAASYDSTANGVATSGVGTVSSVGNGDASDNMAGSLDTQQYVDGSAMSAEEDRLWNIVRANSLDFNAWTALIEETEKVAEDNILKIRKVYDAFLAEFPLCYGYWKKYADHEARFGVIDKVVEVYERAVQAVTYSVDIWLHYCTFATTTFGDPDTIRRLFERGLAYVGTDYLSFPLWDRYIDYEFMQQAWGQLVVIYSRILENPNQQLDRYLNSFKELAGSRPLSELRTAEEAAAAAAAASATSEDGVQANGEDAQPDGAEPSPAILKEAEELEKFIAIREEMYKKAKEFDSKIINFETAIRRPYFHVRPLNAAELENWNNYLDFIEREGDFNKVVKLYERCLIACANYPEYWIRYVLSMEASGSLDLANNALDRATQVFVKRQPEIHLFAARFKEQSGDIPGAQAAYQLVHSEISPGLLEAIIKHANMEHRLGNMEAAYSLFEQAIAIEKGKEHSQTLPVLFAQYARFAYLVSLNAEKARAIFLEAVEHVQLSKAFLEALIHFESLHSLPKQIDYIDSLVVKFVESNSENPNFASVADREELSCIYLEFLNLFGDIQSIKKAEDRHAKLFLLHRSTTSELKKRQAEDYLSSDKAKMAKSYSGVPSPAQSIMGAYPNAQNQWAAGYGVQPQAWPPATQAQGQQWTPGYTQQAYNAYGGYQQVPAAVPQTATYPATYPATYPAQPAAFPPQSYAQPAAAAAAVAAVAPAQQPAPAQQAYYGNYYQ, encoded by the exons ATGGGAGACAGTGAGACAGTCGTTGCTCAAACAAATGCAATGATGGGATATCCATCAGCAGCCTATACTACGACAGGTTATTCTGATTCCAGCTCAAATATTGCTCAGGAGGCTACCGCAGAAATTTCTGCTCCTCCTGCTCCTGTAGATGCAACCCATCCAATGCCTGGTGATGGAAATGCATATTCTGTGGCTTCCGATTCTCTCATGCAAGAATCACATTCTTATGCAACATATGAGGCTCAACCAGCTGTTGGTGTTGCTGATGCTGGTGGGAATGTTGCTAGCAGTGAACATGAAACCATGGCATCATTGCAAGCTGCCAGTTATGATTCTACTGCTAATGGTGTCGCTACTTCTGGGGTGGGAACTGTTTCATCTGTTGGAAATGGAGATGCTTCAGACAACATGGCTGGATCTCTGGATACACAACAATATGTGGATGGTTCTG CTATGTCTGCCGAAGAAGATAGACTATGGAACATTGTGAGGGCTAATTCTTTAGATTTTAATGCCTGGACTGCTTTAATTGAAGAGACAGAGAAGGTTGCAGAG GATAACATATTAAAAATTCGAAAAGTTTATGATGCTTTTCTAGCAGAGTTTCCTTTGTGTTATGGGTATTGGAAAAAGTATGCAGATCATGAGGCGCGTTTTGGTGTTATTGATAAAGTTGTGGAGGTTTATGAACGAGCAGTTCAAGCTGTTACCTATTCAGTTGACATTTGGTTGCATTACTGCACATTTGCCACAACTACTTTTGGAGATCCAGACACTATCAGAAG GCTTTTTGAGCGAGGATTAGCGTATGTTGGAACAGATTACTTGTCCTTTCCTCTTTGGGACAGGTACattgattatgaatttatgCAGCAAGCATGGGGCCAGCTTGTTGTGATCTACTCACGAATATTAGAGAATCCGAACCAACAACTGGATCGATATTTAAACAG TTTTAAGGAGTTAGCTGGAAGTCGACCTCTCTCAGAATTGAGAACTGCTGAagaagctgctgctgctgcagcaGCAGCAAGTGCCACTTCAGAGGATGGTGTACAAGCAAACGGGGAAGATGCTCAACCTGATGGTGCAGAACCATCTCCTGCTATCTTAAAAGAAGCGGAGGAGTTGGAGAAGTTTATCGCCATTCGAGAAGAGATGTATAAAAAAGCTAAAGAGTTCGATTCTAAGATAATTAATTTTGAAACAGCTATTAGGAGGCCTTACTTTCACGTGAGGCCTCTTAACGCTGCAGAGCTTGAAAATTGGAACAACTATCTTGACTTTATTGAAAGGGAAGGTGACTTTAacaag GTGGTCAAGTTATATGAAAGATGCCTGATTGCTTGTGCTAATTATCCTGAATACTGGATTCGTTATGTCCTAAGTATGGAAGCTAGTGGAAGTTTGGATCTTGCCAATAATGCTCTTGATCGTGCAACCCAGGTCTTTGTGAAG AGACAACCAGAGATTCACCTTTTTGCTGCTCGCTTCAAAGAGCAAAGTGGAGATATCCCTGGTGCTCAGGCTGCCTATCAACTCGTACATTCTGAAATTTCACCTGGTCTTCTAGAAGCAATCATTAAGCATGCAAACATGGAACACCGTCTG GGAAATATGGAAGCTGCCTACTCCTTGTTTGAACAGGCCATTGCCATTGAAAAAGGAAAGGAGCATTCTCAGACCTTACCCGTGCTGTTTGCTCAATACGCACGGTTCGCATACTTG gTATCTTTGAATGCTGAAAAAGCCAGGGCTATCTTTCTTGAAGCGGTCGAGCATGTTCAATTGTCAAAAGCATTCCTCGAg GCCCTGATACATTTCGAGTCGTTACATTCGTTGCCAAAGCAAATTGATTACATAGATTCCTTGGTTGTGAAGTTCGTGGAGTCCAACTCAGAGAACCCCAATTTTGCGAGTGTTGCTGACAGAGAGGAGTTATCTTGCATCTATTTGGAG TTTCTAAATCTCTTTGGGGATATACAGTCTATCAAGAAGGCTGAGGATCGGCATGCTAAGCTCTTTTTACTTCATAGGAGCACCACTTCAGAATTGAAAAAACGGCAAGCTGAAGATTACCTATCTTCTGATAAAGCAAAGATGGCAAAATCCTACTCTGGTGTTCCTTCACCTGCCCAGTCTATTATGGGAGCATATCCAAATGCACAAAACCAGTGGGCAGCTGGTTATGGTGTGCAACCTCAAGCTTGGCCACCAGCTACACAAGCACAGGGACAACAATGGACCCCTGGTTATACCCAACAG gcaTACAATGCATATGGTGGTTATCAGCAAGTACCTGCTGCAGTGCCACAGACTGCTACATATCCCGCCACATATCCCGCCACATATCCTGCTCAG CCGGCGGCTTTCCCCCCACAAAGCTATGCACAGCCAGCAGCCGCAGCTGCTGCAGTAGCAGCTGTAGCACCAGCTCAGCAACCTGCTCCGGCTCAACAGGCGTATTATGGGAATTACTACCAGTAA
- the LOC133736372 gene encoding pre-mRNA-processing factor 39-1 isoform X2 has protein sequence MQQAWGQLVVIYSRILENPNQQLDRYLNSFKELAGSRPLSELRTAEEAAAAAAAASATSEDGVQANGEDAQPDGAEPSPAILKEAEELEKFIAIREEMYKKAKEFDSKIINFETAIRRPYFHVRPLNAAELENWNNYLDFIEREGDFNKVVKLYERCLIACANYPEYWIRYVLSMEASGSLDLANNALDRATQVFVKRQPEIHLFAARFKEQSGDIPGAQAAYQLVHSEISPGLLEAIIKHANMEHRLGNMEAAYSLFEQAIAIEKGKEHSQTLPVLFAQYARFAYLVSLNAEKARAIFLEAVEHVQLSKAFLEALIHFESLHSLPKQIDYIDSLVVKFVESNSENPNFASVADREELSCIYLEFLNLFGDIQSIKKAEDRHAKLFLLHRSTTSELKKRQAEDYLSSDKAKMAKSYSGVPSPAQSIMGAYPNAQNQWAAGYGVQPQAWPPATQAQGQQWTPGYTQQAYNAYGGYQQVPAAVPQTATYPATYPATYPAQPAAFPPQSYAQPAAAAAAVAAVAPAQQPAPAQQAYYGNYYQ, from the exons atgCAGCAAGCATGGGGCCAGCTTGTTGTGATCTACTCACGAATATTAGAGAATCCGAACCAACAACTGGATCGATATTTAAACAG TTTTAAGGAGTTAGCTGGAAGTCGACCTCTCTCAGAATTGAGAACTGCTGAagaagctgctgctgctgcagcaGCAGCAAGTGCCACTTCAGAGGATGGTGTACAAGCAAACGGGGAAGATGCTCAACCTGATGGTGCAGAACCATCTCCTGCTATCTTAAAAGAAGCGGAGGAGTTGGAGAAGTTTATCGCCATTCGAGAAGAGATGTATAAAAAAGCTAAAGAGTTCGATTCTAAGATAATTAATTTTGAAACAGCTATTAGGAGGCCTTACTTTCACGTGAGGCCTCTTAACGCTGCAGAGCTTGAAAATTGGAACAACTATCTTGACTTTATTGAAAGGGAAGGTGACTTTAacaag GTGGTCAAGTTATATGAAAGATGCCTGATTGCTTGTGCTAATTATCCTGAATACTGGATTCGTTATGTCCTAAGTATGGAAGCTAGTGGAAGTTTGGATCTTGCCAATAATGCTCTTGATCGTGCAACCCAGGTCTTTGTGAAG AGACAACCAGAGATTCACCTTTTTGCTGCTCGCTTCAAAGAGCAAAGTGGAGATATCCCTGGTGCTCAGGCTGCCTATCAACTCGTACATTCTGAAATTTCACCTGGTCTTCTAGAAGCAATCATTAAGCATGCAAACATGGAACACCGTCTG GGAAATATGGAAGCTGCCTACTCCTTGTTTGAACAGGCCATTGCCATTGAAAAAGGAAAGGAGCATTCTCAGACCTTACCCGTGCTGTTTGCTCAATACGCACGGTTCGCATACTTG gTATCTTTGAATGCTGAAAAAGCCAGGGCTATCTTTCTTGAAGCGGTCGAGCATGTTCAATTGTCAAAAGCATTCCTCGAg GCCCTGATACATTTCGAGTCGTTACATTCGTTGCCAAAGCAAATTGATTACATAGATTCCTTGGTTGTGAAGTTCGTGGAGTCCAACTCAGAGAACCCCAATTTTGCGAGTGTTGCTGACAGAGAGGAGTTATCTTGCATCTATTTGGAG TTTCTAAATCTCTTTGGGGATATACAGTCTATCAAGAAGGCTGAGGATCGGCATGCTAAGCTCTTTTTACTTCATAGGAGCACCACTTCAGAATTGAAAAAACGGCAAGCTGAAGATTACCTATCTTCTGATAAAGCAAAGATGGCAAAATCCTACTCTGGTGTTCCTTCACCTGCCCAGTCTATTATGGGAGCATATCCAAATGCACAAAACCAGTGGGCAGCTGGTTATGGTGTGCAACCTCAAGCTTGGCCACCAGCTACACAAGCACAGGGACAACAATGGACCCCTGGTTATACCCAACAG gcaTACAATGCATATGGTGGTTATCAGCAAGTACCTGCTGCAGTGCCACAGACTGCTACATATCCCGCCACATATCCCGCCACATATCCTGCTCAG CCGGCGGCTTTCCCCCCACAAAGCTATGCACAGCCAGCAGCCGCAGCTGCTGCAGTAGCAGCTGTAGCACCAGCTCAGCAACCTGCTCCGGCTCAACAGGCGTATTATGGGAATTACTACCAGTAA